AGCTGCTCTTTCATTTTGATGAGAAAGGTAACTTTATCCTGACCATCAAATTGGTTGTAAAGTGATTTTGTTACTTTTTGCTTCGGTGTTGGCACCTGATCCTTCGCTGAAGCACTTACTCCTTTTGTTTCAGCGTTCGCATTCATTTGCGGCTGAAGAAGCAATGGCAACACTAGGATGACGGTTAATAGAGTGGATAATAATCGTCTTTTCTTTCTTTTCATCCTCTTACCCCCTAAGTATTTTCCTTATTCACTGAAACTACTACCCTCCTTCCCTCGCACACTATATGTCAGAAACTAGGTGCTAACTTAAAAATAGCTGTTTAACATTTGTTTTTGTGTCATATTATGTCACATAAATTTGAATAATCAGAAATTGATAGTTTGGTTGTGGTTGGGAAAATTGGAAAATTAGTCCATAATAATGTCGACAGTTCTAATTTCATAGTTAATATAAATCCTTATTACTATTTCCTTCTTCTTTATATGGGGGGATATTTCTATTCTTTCAAAAATTGAGCCATTATTCCTAGTTTAATTGATACAGATAAATAGAAAGAAATTTACATTTCATGATTGTAAGCGCTTTATTTTCCCAGTTTCCTAATTAATAAGGAGAGCCGCATGAATAGGTATGCAGCTCTCCTTTTTTCTCTAACTGTGTAAAAATCATTTTTTTAAAAGAGCCTATTGTTTTTATGAAAGTATAGTTGAATCAATTGATTGAAGGAAATCTCCAATTACCGCTATAAACTCTTCTGGCTCCTCGATATACGGCATATGAGCACTTTTTTCAAAAACATGGAATTTCGCGTGAGGCGTTAAGCTGGTGTAAAACTGTGTTGTTTCCGGAGTAGCTTCATCAAAACGCCCACATGTATATAAAGTTTGGCAGGTAATTTCCTTTAACTGGGATGTACAGTCAAATTCCTTCAGATTTCCAAGCACAGTAAATTCTGACGGGCCCCAAATAATATTGTAAATTTCAGAATTGCGATACCATGAAGGTCTTTGTTCCAACCATTCGGGCTGCTTCTCCATTCTGTTAACAAAATGTTTACTAAATACGTCAATAGCAGCTTCAAATTCTTCTGAATCAGTCGTCCCATTTTCTTCACAGTGTTTAATCGTTTCCTGCACATCAAGTGGCAGTTTCTTAAGGTTTCGCTTTTGATCCTTCTCCCATAATGGAGCGCTAAGGCAAGGACTAGAAAAAATAACACTTTTCACACCGCTTGGCTTCGTTAAGCAATATGCAGCCGCGAGAGTTGTCCCCCAGGAATGACCAAGAATATGTACTTCATCAAGTTTAAGGGCTTGCCGCACTTGTGCTAATTCTTCTACGAATCGTTCGATGCTCCAAAGAGACGTGTCCGTTGGTCTATCAGATTTTCCGCATCCCAATTGATCATATAAAATCACAGGCCGTTCCTTTGCAAGAGCCTTTAAACCTTGCAGGGAATAAGACGAAGACCCCGGCCCGCCATGCAAAATAATTACCGGTGTTCCCCCGCCGTTTTCATCGAATATCTGATACCAAACTCTTCCTCCAGTTACATCAATAAATCCTTCTTTATGCATTCAAACTCCCCCTTATATTTGTTTGTTGTTGATACGTTTATCTTTTTCTCTCACAATGAATCTGTCATCAATACGGCACGAATTCGCTCATCATTCTTGGCAGTGCTCAAAATAACTTTTTCCTTTCGCACCGCTTTTGCCTCCCACCACGTATATTTTGTCACATACTAGTATTCTATGAGGTCATAATTATTCCCTTTGAATGTTTCGGAAATAATATTATCCTTTAAATTGTTGAAAAGTTTCTACGAGGAGGTTTATGGGAATTTCCGTGAAAAAGTTGACGTAGGGGGAGTCTACGTGGAGATTTGGGTTGGAATTCTTTGAAAAAGTTGATGTAGAACGAGTCTACGTGGAGATTCGGAGTGGAATTCTTTGAAAAAGTCGATGTAGAACGAGTCTACGTGGAGGATCGCGGTCGAATTCTTTGAAAAAGTCGATGTAGAACGAGTCTACTTGGAGGTTCGGAGTGGAATTCATTGAAAAAACAGATGTAGAGCGCTTCTACGTACCCTTTTTCGGTGGATTTCTTTTTAAAAGGTAACCTAGACATGTTCTACATTCAGATAGCCTTTTAAAATAAACAAAAGACCCGAACCCACAGTTAAA
The DNA window shown above is from Neobacillus sp. WH10 and carries:
- a CDS encoding proline-specific peptidase family protein; amino-acid sequence: MHKEGFIDVTGGRVWYQIFDENGGGTPVIILHGGPGSSSYSLQGLKALAKERPVILYDQLGCGKSDRPTDTSLWSIERFVEELAQVRQALKLDEVHILGHSWGTTLAAAYCLTKPSGVKSVIFSSPCLSAPLWEKDQKRNLKKLPLDVQETIKHCEENGTTDSEEFEAAIDVFSKHFVNRMEKQPEWLEQRPSWYRNSEIYNIIWGPSEFTVLGNLKEFDCTSQLKEITCQTLYTCGRFDEATPETTQFYTSLTPHAKFHVFEKSAHMPYIEEPEEFIAVIGDFLQSIDSTILS